From the Streptomyces sp. KMM 9044 genome, one window contains:
- a CDS encoding DUF3151 domain-containing protein, which produces MTTQKNLLGGPDPTHLPENEEAYRLLGEESLPPSEVAAKFPTFSLAWAMLADEAFEAGRVVESYAYARTGYHRGLDSLRRSGWKGHGPVPWSHRPNRGFLRCLAALARAAEAIDEKDEAERCKQFLQDSSAEAYEELKRA; this is translated from the coding sequence GAAGAACCTGCTCGGCGGCCCGGACCCGACCCATCTGCCGGAGAACGAGGAGGCGTACCGCCTGCTCGGCGAGGAGTCCCTGCCGCCCTCCGAGGTGGCGGCGAAGTTCCCGACGTTCTCGCTTGCCTGGGCCATGCTCGCCGACGAAGCCTTCGAGGCGGGGCGAGTGGTCGAGTCGTACGCGTACGCCCGGACGGGCTACCACCGAGGGCTCGACTCCCTGCGCCGGTCCGGCTGGAAGGGGCACGGCCCCGTCCCGTGGAGCCACCGTCCCAACCGCGGCTTCCTGCGCTGCCTCGCCGCCCTCGCCCGCGCCGCCGAGGCGATCGACGAGAAGGACGAGGCGGAGCGCTGCAAGCAGTTCCTCCAGGACAGCAGCGCCGAGGCGTACGAGGAGCTGAAGCGCGCTTAG
- a CDS encoding Txe/YoeB family addiction module toxin, with product MKITFSSRAWEDHLWWRLQDRRILERINTLIADIARNGNEGIGKPEPLKHGSQGYWPRRVNDEHRLIYKATEDGVLIAQCRYHYGS from the coding sequence GTGAAGATCACCTTCTCCTCCCGCGCCTGGGAGGACCACCTGTGGTGGCGGCTCCAGGACCGGAGGATCCTGGAGCGCATCAACACGCTCATCGCGGACATTGCCCGGAACGGCAACGAGGGGATCGGCAAACCGGAACCGCTCAAGCACGGATCCCAGGGCTACTGGCCGCGCCGCGTCAACGACGAGCACCGACTGATCTACAAGGCCACCGAGGACGGCGTCCTGATCGCACAGTGCCGTTACCACTACGGGAGCTGA
- a CDS encoding polyamine aminopropyltransferase, with amino-acid sequence MIEPQAPAPPGSTQSPGRPRGSSDGSREGVGGSGGGGGGGDGPGSSLRLPVRPGTGRFLVLAGVFVCAACGLVYELELVALAAYLMGDSVTQASVVLSVMVFAMGIGSLGAKRLRRHAAAGFGAVEAALALVGGCSAMALYAVFAWTGDWGGPWAHGPPVLLVVFSLAVGLLIGAEVPLLMELIQRIRRQDAGGAVADLFAADYVGALVGGLAFPFLLLPFLGQLTGTLITGAVNTVVGGALVLGLFRQDLTRRARRLLIIGNLCVLTVLASATVLVEDFERAARRAMYGADVRVALRTGVQEVVLTGDRDGRSLGLFLDGRLRADSRDELRHHEALVHPAMTGPHARVLVLGGGDGLAAREVLRHSGARRVDVVDLDAGVVRLARHDPALSALNDHALDDPRVRVTTADAFDWLRGAPPAAYDVVVSDLPHPEITASTKLYSQEFYGLVRRVLAAGGRLVVHAGPVASRPEAFWTVESTIRSAGLHTAPYGTADRSAGLAAGPGLAPAGTTRALRDRGFVLAARTAPELRLDPSGPRPRTLTDSSLAAGARAAERTRVPGLPPSTLIHPRYAR; translated from the coding sequence GTGATCGAACCGCAGGCCCCCGCTCCGCCCGGCTCCACGCAGTCCCCGGGCAGGCCACGCGGCAGTAGCGACGGCAGTCGCGAGGGCGTGGGCGGAAGCGGTGGCGGGGGCGGCGGAGGGGATGGCCCGGGCAGTTCTCTGCGGTTGCCCGTGCGGCCGGGCACCGGGCGGTTCCTGGTGCTCGCGGGTGTGTTCGTCTGCGCGGCCTGCGGACTCGTGTACGAACTCGAACTCGTCGCACTCGCCGCGTACCTGATGGGCGACTCGGTCACCCAGGCATCCGTCGTGCTGTCCGTCATGGTCTTCGCCATGGGCATCGGTTCGCTGGGCGCCAAGCGGCTGCGGCGGCACGCGGCGGCCGGTTTCGGAGCCGTCGAGGCCGCCCTCGCCCTGGTCGGCGGATGCAGCGCGATGGCCCTGTACGCCGTCTTCGCGTGGACCGGCGACTGGGGCGGCCCGTGGGCGCACGGGCCGCCTGTCCTGCTGGTCGTGTTCTCGCTGGCCGTCGGCCTGCTGATCGGGGCCGAGGTGCCGCTCCTGATGGAGCTGATCCAGCGGATCCGACGCCAGGACGCGGGAGGCGCGGTGGCCGACCTGTTCGCCGCGGACTACGTGGGAGCCCTCGTCGGCGGGCTCGCCTTCCCGTTCCTTCTCCTGCCGTTCCTCGGCCAGTTGACGGGAACCCTGATCACCGGTGCGGTCAACACGGTGGTCGGCGGCGCGCTGGTGCTCGGTCTGTTCCGGCAGGATCTCACCCGCCGCGCCCGCCGCCTGCTGATCATCGGCAACCTCTGCGTGCTGACCGTCCTCGCCTCGGCCACCGTCCTCGTCGAGGACTTCGAGCGGGCCGCCCGCCGCGCCATGTACGGCGCGGACGTCCGGGTGGCCCTGCGGACCGGCGTACAGGAAGTGGTGCTCACCGGTGACCGGGACGGCCGGTCCCTCGGCCTGTTCCTCGACGGCCGGCTGCGGGCCGACAGCCGGGACGAACTCCGCCACCACGAGGCACTGGTGCACCCCGCGATGACCGGCCCGCACGCGCGTGTGCTCGTCCTCGGCGGCGGCGACGGGCTGGCTGCCCGCGAGGTGCTGCGCCATTCCGGCGCGCGGCGGGTCGACGTCGTCGACCTCGACGCGGGCGTGGTGCGGCTGGCCCGCCACGACCCCGCCCTGTCCGCGCTGAACGACCACGCCCTCGACGACCCGCGCGTACGCGTCACCACCGCGGATGCCTTCGACTGGCTGCGCGGAGCGCCCCCGGCCGCGTACGACGTGGTGGTCTCCGATCTGCCGCACCCGGAGATCACCGCGAGCACCAAGCTGTACTCGCAGGAGTTCTACGGCCTGGTCCGGCGCGTTCTCGCCGCGGGCGGGCGGCTCGTGGTGCACGCCGGGCCGGTGGCGTCCCGGCCCGAGGCGTTCTGGACGGTGGAGTCCACGATCCGCTCGGCCGGCCTCCACACCGCCCCGTACGGCACGGCCGACCGGTCGGCCGGTCTCGCCGCCGGGCCCGGCCTCGCTCCGGCGGGCACCACCCGCGCCCTGCGCGACCGGGGCTTCGTCCTCGCCGCCCGTACCGCCCCCGAGCTGCGCCTGGACCCGTCCGGCCCCCGCCCGCGCACCCTCACGGACAGCTCCCTCGCCGCCGGCGCGCGGGCCGCCGAACGCACCCGCGTCCCCGGTCTCCCGCCGTCGACGCTGATCCATCCCCGGTACGCGCGGTGA
- a CDS encoding MFS transporter: MPGVRLASPQGRWVLLTTVLGSSMVLLDSTVVNVALPRIGRDLDADLAVLQWTVSAYMVTLAGLILLGGALGDRFGRRKVFVVGVLWFAAASLLCGLAPNAGVLIAARALQGVGGALLTPGSLALIQASFHPDDRGRAVGLWSGFGGIGAAVGPFLGGWLVDGPGWRWVFLINVPPAVLCVLIAVRHVPESDSGEQAHGRFDVLGAVLGALALGLVTYALIEAGEAGEGSLLVAVTAVAGLAVAVAFVAVEKRGPHPMMPLDVFGSRLFTVVNVVTLCVYAAFGGFFFLAALQLQVAVGWSALAAGTALLPTTVLMLLLSARSGELADRIGPRIPLTVGPLLCAAGMLLMTRVGPGASYLPDVLPALLVLGLGMVTLVAPLTATVLAAVDTGRAGLASGINNAAARAAGLVAVAALPLLVGMGPEAYREPDAFDDAFGRAMVLCAAVLVVGSVIAFVTVRRPAPGCRHPECRTHGSVAVPPLEPETASETASESGPGPEAGRKGGVSRETPPPPGPGRL; this comes from the coding sequence ATGCCCGGTGTCCGGCTGGCCTCCCCGCAGGGCAGGTGGGTTCTGCTCACCACGGTGCTCGGTTCCAGCATGGTCCTGCTGGACTCCACCGTCGTCAACGTCGCCCTCCCGCGTATCGGCCGTGACCTCGACGCGGACCTCGCCGTCCTGCAGTGGACGGTCAGCGCGTACATGGTCACGTTGGCCGGACTGATCCTGCTGGGCGGGGCGCTGGGCGACCGGTTCGGCCGCCGCAAGGTGTTTGTGGTCGGGGTGCTGTGGTTCGCGGCGGCCTCCCTGCTGTGCGGCCTCGCGCCGAACGCCGGTGTGCTGATCGCCGCCCGTGCCCTGCAGGGGGTCGGCGGGGCGCTGCTCACGCCCGGCTCGCTCGCCCTGATCCAGGCGTCCTTCCACCCCGACGACCGGGGCCGGGCGGTGGGCCTGTGGTCCGGCTTCGGCGGGATCGGCGCGGCGGTCGGCCCGTTCCTCGGCGGCTGGCTGGTGGACGGGCCGGGCTGGCGTTGGGTGTTCCTGATCAACGTGCCGCCGGCGGTGCTGTGCGTCCTGATCGCCGTCCGTCACGTACCGGAGTCGGACAGCGGGGAGCAGGCCCACGGCCGCTTCGACGTGCTCGGCGCGGTGCTCGGCGCGCTCGCCCTGGGCCTGGTGACGTACGCGCTGATCGAGGCCGGTGAGGCCGGTGAGGGCTCCCTCCTGGTCGCGGTCACCGCGGTCGCCGGACTGGCCGTCGCCGTCGCCTTCGTGGCCGTCGAGAAGCGCGGCCCGCACCCGATGATGCCGCTGGACGTCTTCGGCTCCCGCCTGTTCACGGTGGTCAACGTCGTCACGCTGTGCGTGTACGCGGCCTTCGGCGGCTTCTTCTTCCTCGCCGCGCTCCAGCTCCAGGTCGCCGTCGGCTGGTCCGCGCTCGCCGCCGGTACGGCGCTGCTGCCCACGACCGTGCTGATGCTGCTGCTCTCCGCCCGCTCCGGCGAGCTCGCCGACCGGATCGGACCGCGGATCCCGCTCACGGTCGGGCCACTGCTGTGCGCAGCCGGGATGCTGTTGATGACGCGGGTGGGGCCGGGTGCCTCGTACCTCCCCGACGTCCTGCCCGCGCTGCTGGTGCTGGGGCTCGGCATGGTCACCCTGGTGGCGCCGCTGACCGCGACCGTTCTCGCCGCCGTGGACACCGGGCGGGCGGGCCTGGCCAGCGGCATCAACAACGCGGCGGCCCGCGCGGCCGGCCTGGTGGCGGTGGCCGCGCTGCCGCTGCTGGTCGGGATGGGGCCGGAGGCGTACCGGGAGCCGGACGCCTTCGACGACGCGTTCGGCCGGGCGATGGTGCTGTGTGCCGCGGTTCTGGTGGTCGGCTCGGTCATCGCCTTCGTGACCGTGCGACGTCCCGCGCCGGGCTGCCGCCACCCCGAGTGCCGTACACACGGCAGTGTGGCGGTACCCCCACTGGAACCCGAGACCGCATCCGAGACCGCATCCGAATCCGGCCCCGGACCCGAGGCGGGGCGGAAAGGTGGTGTTTCACGTGAAACACCACCACCGCCCGGGCCCGGGAGGCTCTAA
- a CDS encoding DUF2617 family protein → MLTTLTTVYTDTRAADLAWALGREPLPALATLELELARARVQLRLLGASHQVLLEEEQGVCSETVACIPGSRTPLPLGVATRVGDWEYEFAARVEMLSPGSFAGRAQELLALVSEHPHGLAGVFPGSPHAFTAMLAQRQESRVHWRTWHAYPQDGQLVATRTRVGVRVKAGV, encoded by the coding sequence ATGCTCACGACCCTGACCACCGTCTACACCGACACGCGCGCGGCCGACCTCGCCTGGGCCCTGGGGCGCGAGCCGCTGCCCGCGCTGGCCACACTCGAGCTCGAACTGGCTCGAGCCAGAGTCCAGTTGCGGCTTCTCGGTGCCTCCCACCAGGTGCTGCTGGAGGAGGAGCAAGGGGTCTGTTCGGAGACGGTGGCGTGCATCCCGGGCAGCAGAACACCCCTTCCCCTGGGCGTCGCCACCCGGGTGGGCGACTGGGAGTACGAGTTCGCCGCCCGCGTGGAGATGCTCTCCCCGGGCTCCTTCGCGGGCCGCGCCCAGGAACTGCTCGCCCTGGTCTCCGAACATCCGCACGGTCTTGCGGGCGTGTTTCCGGGGAGCCCGCACGCGTTCACCGCGATGCTTGCCCAGCGCCAGGAGAGCCGGGTCCACTGGCGGACCTGGCACGCCTACCCGCAGGACGGTCAGTTGGTGGCGACCCGGACAAGGGTGGGCGTACGGGTGAAGGCGGGCGTGTGA
- the pyrE gene encoding orotate phosphoribosyltransferase, translated as MSDVRGALLQQIKDKAVVHGKVTLSSGLDADYYVDLRRVTLDGEAAPLVGQVLLDLTAELDFHAVGGLTMGADPVAGAMLHAAAARGQRLDAFVVRKAAKAHGMQRRVEGPDIRGRRVLVVEDTSTTGGSPLTAVEAVREAGGEVVAVATIVDRATGAAEKIQEGAGVPYLFAFGKNELGLD; from the coding sequence ATGAGTGACGTACGTGGCGCGCTGCTGCAGCAGATCAAGGACAAGGCCGTGGTGCACGGCAAGGTGACCCTCTCCTCGGGGCTCGACGCCGACTACTACGTCGATCTGCGCCGCGTCACCCTCGACGGAGAGGCCGCCCCGCTCGTCGGCCAGGTGCTGCTTGACCTCACCGCCGAGCTGGACTTCCACGCGGTCGGCGGCCTCACCATGGGCGCGGACCCGGTGGCCGGCGCCATGCTGCACGCCGCCGCGGCGCGCGGGCAGCGACTGGACGCGTTCGTGGTCCGCAAGGCGGCCAAGGCGCACGGCATGCAGCGGCGGGTGGAGGGTCCGGACATCAGGGGCCGCAGGGTCCTGGTCGTCGAGGACACCTCCACCACCGGCGGCTCCCCGCTCACCGCCGTCGAGGCCGTGCGCGAGGCCGGCGGTGAGGTCGTGGCCGTCGCGACCATCGTCGACCGGGCGACCGGCGCCGCCGAGAAGATCCAGGAGGGCGCCGGGGTGCCGTACCTGTTCGCCTTCGGCAAGAACGAGCTCGGCCTGGACTGA
- a CDS encoding plasmid pRiA4b ORF-3 family protein: MTADPVPTYQLKIALRETSPPVWRRVTLPADTSLGCLHDIVRTCFGWDDSHLHSFTEPGSGCQIVDFDAPMDRDPFRDADEESVTVAEVLPYEGGRLEYTYDFGDDWRHRITLEKILPASTPDRRVRCTGGRRAMPYAEDIGGAWGLQAVLDAVADHGAPAPEPWTDLIETLREEGFDPACFDREALDRELAGLDPRSPTATPVRGSAAVAPGGRRCSCGEVHDDVDDVDVEFVPVRPVSLAPRADLAADARQVPLVATALRLAHWCRGGRAVTSREVLKPALGRLAVQELELWARDEELSALRPAERDRRLARLRSSGDLPCLDTPWRLALYADLVEISAGSARPGPDLPATEEDEGVLELWCQALKDELDDLNDLGNLGLPLWLSAALGMQDEDGDGLAAVVLRALYEVPDGEWLDTALLVGDLRAGLPEQEARLVELLILQIFDQAAMLLAEYRAAEVEAGPDTSPERDHLLLGILGITGSTEDSGDTPLPGKRLRLTPLGRHGLREYLLAEGLHAPLIGELADADAPTLLDALLDYDQDAAHSEITGWISHRGQGPAAVQLIDACAGLEADAALRRLSATAVLAELDEPRALAVLRKAAASGVPGCAETAVITLVGRGEIPEGHGSEIRRWGLVDHLWGPLGAGDEAFAMFLDQEGDLVLPLLEQAADDLWRCDHPGTGAVLEAAGRHLRARDKALAQRLRRSATKVGSQRRR; encoded by the coding sequence GTGACCGCCGACCCCGTGCCCACCTACCAGTTGAAGATCGCCCTGCGAGAGACCAGCCCGCCGGTCTGGCGCCGGGTCACTCTGCCCGCCGACACTTCGCTCGGCTGCCTGCACGACATCGTCCGGACATGCTTCGGCTGGGACGACTCCCACCTGCATTCCTTCACCGAACCTGGCTCCGGCTGCCAAATCGTCGACTTCGACGCACCGATGGACCGCGATCCTTTCCGCGACGCAGACGAGGAGTCCGTGACCGTGGCCGAGGTGCTGCCCTACGAAGGCGGCCGGCTGGAGTACACCTACGACTTCGGCGACGACTGGCGGCACCGGATCACGCTGGAGAAGATCCTCCCCGCGTCCACCCCCGACCGGCGCGTCCGCTGCACCGGGGGCCGCCGCGCCATGCCCTATGCCGAGGACATCGGGGGAGCCTGGGGGCTGCAGGCCGTACTCGACGCCGTCGCGGACCACGGCGCACCGGCCCCCGAGCCGTGGACGGACCTGATCGAAACGCTGCGCGAGGAGGGGTTCGACCCCGCCTGTTTCGACCGCGAGGCCCTCGACCGGGAACTGGCCGGCCTGGACCCGCGGTCGCCCACGGCCACCCCGGTACGAGGGTCGGCCGCAGTCGCCCCCGGCGGGCGGCGCTGCTCCTGCGGTGAGGTCCACGACGACGTGGACGACGTGGACGTGGAGTTCGTTCCGGTGCGCCCTGTCTCCCTGGCACCGCGCGCGGACCTTGCCGCGGACGCCCGGCAGGTGCCGCTGGTCGCCACCGCGCTCCGCCTGGCCCACTGGTGCCGGGGTGGGCGAGCCGTCACGTCCCGGGAGGTGCTCAAGCCCGCACTGGGCCGCCTGGCCGTCCAGGAACTCGAACTGTGGGCCCGGGACGAAGAACTGAGCGCACTGCGGCCCGCGGAGCGCGACAGGCGCCTGGCCCGCCTGCGCAGCTCCGGCGACCTGCCCTGTCTGGACACTCCTTGGCGGCTCGCTCTGTACGCGGACCTAGTGGAGATCAGCGCGGGCTCCGCTCGCCCCGGTCCTGACCTGCCCGCCACCGAGGAAGACGAGGGAGTACTGGAGCTCTGGTGTCAGGCGCTCAAGGACGAACTCGACGACCTGAACGACCTCGGGAACCTCGGCCTGCCCCTGTGGCTGTCGGCCGCGCTGGGCATGCAGGACGAGGACGGCGACGGCCTGGCAGCGGTGGTGCTGCGGGCACTGTACGAGGTGCCCGACGGCGAGTGGCTGGACACGGCGCTGCTCGTCGGCGACCTCCGGGCGGGCCTCCCCGAGCAGGAGGCACGACTGGTCGAACTGCTCATCCTGCAGATCTTCGACCAGGCGGCCATGCTCCTCGCCGAGTACCGGGCGGCGGAGGTCGAGGCCGGCCCGGACACGAGCCCGGAGCGTGACCACCTCCTCCTCGGCATCCTCGGCATCACGGGGAGCACCGAAGACAGCGGCGACACTCCCCTGCCCGGGAAACGGCTCAGGCTCACCCCACTGGGACGCCACGGACTGCGCGAGTATCTGCTTGCCGAGGGACTCCACGCTCCGCTGATCGGCGAACTGGCCGACGCCGACGCCCCGACGCTGCTCGACGCCCTGCTCGACTACGACCAGGACGCCGCCCACTCCGAGATCACCGGATGGATCAGCCATCGGGGCCAGGGCCCGGCCGCGGTCCAGCTCATCGACGCCTGTGCCGGACTGGAAGCCGACGCGGCCCTCCGTCGCCTGTCCGCCACAGCGGTGCTGGCGGAACTCGATGAACCCAGAGCGCTCGCGGTCCTGCGCAAGGCAGCGGCCTCGGGTGTCCCTGGCTGCGCCGAGACCGCGGTGATCACGTTGGTCGGCCGGGGCGAGATCCCCGAGGGACACGGTTCGGAGATCCGGCGCTGGGGGCTCGTCGACCATCTGTGGGGCCCACTCGGCGCGGGCGACGAGGCATTTGCCATGTTCCTGGACCAGGAGGGGGACTTGGTACTGCCGCTTCTGGAGCAGGCTGCCGACGACCTGTGGCGCTGCGACCACCCTGGCACCGGGGCCGTTCTGGAAGCGGCGGGGCGACACCTCAGGGCTCGGGACAAGGCGTTGGCCCAGCGGCTGCGCAGGTCGGCGACCAAAGTCGGATCCCAGCGCCGCCGATGA
- the fbaA gene encoding class II fructose-bisphosphate aldolase, which produces MPIATPEVYNEMLDRAKAGKFAYPAINVTSSQTLHAALRGFAEAESDGIVQISTGGAEFLGGQHKKEMVTGSVALAEFAHIVAEKYDVNIALHTDHCPKDKLDGYVRPLLAISEERVKGGRNPLFQSHMWDGSAETLADNLSIAQELLERARAAKIILEVEITPTGGEEDGVSHEINDSLYTTVDDAIRTAEALGLGEKGRYLLAASFGNVHGVYKPGNVVLRPDLLKELNEGTAVKYGKPAGSQPFDFVFHGGSGSSPEEILTALENGVVKMNIDTDTQYAFTRPVVDHVFRNYDGVLKVDGEVGSKKTYDPRTWGKLAEASMSARVLEACQNLRSTGTKIK; this is translated from the coding sequence ATGCCCATCGCAACTCCCGAGGTCTACAACGAGATGCTGGACCGGGCGAAGGCAGGAAAGTTCGCCTACCCGGCCATCAACGTCACCTCGTCCCAGACCCTGCACGCGGCTCTGCGCGGCTTCGCCGAGGCTGAGAGCGACGGCATCGTGCAGATCTCCACGGGCGGCGCCGAGTTCCTGGGCGGTCAGCACAAGAAGGAGATGGTGACCGGATCGGTCGCCCTGGCCGAGTTCGCGCACATCGTCGCCGAGAAGTACGACGTCAACATCGCCCTGCACACGGACCACTGCCCGAAGGACAAGCTCGACGGTTACGTCCGTCCGCTGCTCGCGATCTCGGAGGAGCGCGTCAAGGGCGGACGCAACCCGCTGTTCCAGTCCCACATGTGGGACGGCTCCGCGGAGACCCTTGCCGACAACCTGAGCATCGCCCAGGAGCTTCTGGAGCGCGCCCGCGCCGCGAAGATCATCCTCGAGGTCGAGATCACCCCGACCGGCGGTGAGGAGGACGGCGTCTCGCACGAGATCAACGACTCCCTCTACACCACGGTCGACGACGCGATCCGCACGGCGGAGGCGCTCGGTCTGGGTGAGAAGGGCCGCTACCTGCTGGCCGCGTCGTTCGGCAACGTGCACGGTGTGTACAAGCCGGGCAACGTCGTCCTGCGCCCGGACCTGCTCAAGGAGCTGAACGAGGGCACCGCCGTCAAGTACGGCAAGCCGGCCGGCTCGCAGCCGTTCGACTTCGTCTTCCACGGCGGCTCGGGCTCCTCGCCGGAGGAGATCCTCACCGCGCTGGAGAACGGCGTCGTGAAGATGAACATCGACACGGACACGCAGTACGCCTTCACGCGTCCGGTCGTCGACCACGTGTTCAGGAACTACGACGGTGTCCTGAAGGTCGACGGCGAGGTCGGTTCCAAGAAGACGTACGACCCGCGTACCTGGGGCAAGCTGGCCGAGGCGTCGATGTCCGCCCGCGTCCTGGAGGCCTGCCAGAACCTGCGTTCCACGGGCACGAAGATCAAGTAG
- a CDS encoding aldose epimerase family protein encodes MSDEDITLTAGDAEVTVRPGNGGRVSGLRVGGVELLRQGDRFGCFPMVPWCGRTREGRFRDGATVHQLPLNAPPNAIHGTARDAAWRTARKSADETVLTYDLVEPWPYPGRVTQQFTLGEDALTLTMAVETYESSFPAQIGWHPWFNRTLGGPDDAQDVRLGFTAAWQEERGDDHLPTGNRIDPRPGPWDDCFGMPDGVDVTLTWPGRLELRVTSREKWVVVYDEQREAVCVEPQTGPPNGLNTHPRLVTPLEPLEATSTWTWTRL; translated from the coding sequence GTGAGTGACGAAGACATCACGCTGACCGCGGGCGACGCGGAGGTGACCGTACGGCCGGGAAACGGCGGGCGGGTCTCAGGGCTGCGGGTCGGGGGCGTCGAGCTGCTGCGGCAGGGCGACCGTTTCGGGTGCTTCCCGATGGTCCCCTGGTGCGGACGGACCAGGGAGGGCCGGTTCCGGGACGGGGCGACCGTCCACCAGCTGCCGTTGAACGCCCCGCCCAACGCCATCCACGGCACCGCCCGTGACGCCGCCTGGCGCACCGCCCGCAAGAGTGCCGACGAGACCGTGCTCACGTACGACCTCGTGGAGCCGTGGCCGTACCCCGGGCGGGTGACGCAGCAGTTCACGCTCGGCGAGGACGCGCTGACGCTGACCATGGCCGTGGAGACGTACGAGTCGTCCTTCCCGGCGCAGATCGGCTGGCACCCCTGGTTCAACCGCACCCTCGGCGGCCCGGACGACGCCCAGGACGTACGCCTCGGCTTCACCGCCGCCTGGCAGGAGGAGCGCGGCGACGACCACCTGCCCACCGGCAACCGGATCGACCCCCGCCCCGGCCCCTGGGACGACTGCTTCGGCATGCCCGACGGGGTCGACGTCACCCTCACCTGGCCGGGGCGGCTGGAACTGAGGGTGACCAGCCGCGAGAAGTGGGTGGTGGTCTACGACGAGCAGCGCGAGGCCGTCTGTGTGGAACCGCAGACCGGGCCGCCCAACGGACTGAACACCCACCCGCGCCTGGTCACCCCGCTGGAGCCGCTGGAGGCCACATCCACCTGGACGTGGACCCGCCTCTAA
- a CDS encoding SRPBCC domain-containing protein: MEHEVFVPVPVGRLREALDDPARVARAVPGFQHDAGAEPVAGRLKVRIGSHSITYRGAVRVSRRDDGSYAVEGEGAEVRGTGTVKLALRLTLRAAEGGATLTVHGTAAAGGRVVELPPDTVTSAVARLLNRFAANLGTETGATADTATATTPGETPGKETPAGEASAEGTSSSEEPPVPEAPPASSAPSAFDAENSLPPLGPGPQDDADETADETADEPVDGTADPAGDEDGADDSVDADEDAVAEAAHARRTMIGRSAEEVDHAPPRGRYAPVPAPQTVSAAAPLRWAVPAAALAVASAIVAVRALRRRR, encoded by the coding sequence ATGGAGCACGAGGTGTTCGTTCCGGTTCCGGTGGGGCGGCTCAGGGAGGCGCTGGACGATCCCGCACGGGTCGCCCGCGCGGTGCCGGGGTTCCAGCACGACGCCGGTGCCGAGCCGGTCGCCGGCCGGCTGAAGGTCCGCATCGGCAGTCACTCCATCACCTACCGGGGCGCCGTCCGGGTGTCCCGGCGGGACGACGGTTCCTACGCGGTCGAGGGCGAGGGGGCCGAGGTGCGCGGCACCGGCACGGTGAAACTGGCCCTGCGGCTGACCCTGCGGGCCGCGGAGGGCGGTGCCACGCTCACCGTCCACGGCACGGCGGCGGCCGGTGGCCGGGTCGTGGAGCTGCCGCCGGATACGGTGACCTCGGCGGTGGCCCGCCTCCTGAACCGCTTCGCGGCGAACCTGGGGACGGAGACGGGGGCCACGGCGGATACAGCGACGGCGACGACCCCGGGGGAGACGCCCGGGAAGGAAACGCCCGCGGGGGAGGCATCCGCGGAGGGGACGTCGTCCTCGGAGGAGCCCCCCGTCCCGGAGGCGCCCCCGGCTTCCTCGGCCCCCTCCGCCTTCGACGCGGAGAATTCCCTTCCGCCCCTCGGCCCCGGACCCCAGGACGACGCGGACGAGACAGCGGACGAGACAGCGGACGAGCCGGTGGACGGGACGGCGGACCCGGCGGGCGACGAGGACGGGGCCGACGACTCCGTCGACGCGGACGAAGACGCCGTCGCCGAGGCCGCGCACGCGCGCCGCACCATGATCGGCCGCAGCGCAGAAGAGGTGGACCACGCTCCGCCCCGGGGCCGCTACGCGCCGGTCCCCGCCCCCCAGACCGTCTCCGCCGCCGCACCCCTGCGCTGGGCCGTCCCGGCGGCGGCCCTGGCGGTGGCCTCGGCGATCGTCGCGGTGCGGGCCCTTCGCAGGCGCCGCTGA